The following are encoded together in the Lactuca sativa cultivar Salinas chromosome 1, Lsat_Salinas_v11, whole genome shotgun sequence genome:
- the LOC111898175 gene encoding ABC transporter A family member 7: protein MADSTDGSSSFWTQANALFRKNLTFQRRNFKTNLRLVLFPVFLCLLLVSLQYLVNIELDKPSLKCGCTCIDQDGDGECERVCGIEYSDLDQVATCSIPSPPEWPPLLQVPAPQYRAVRTDRLLSFGDLPNDSCTSTGSCPTTVLMTGNNQSLGENLARNMFPGSSNFNSSNGLADVVLGSASETPVSNILEPAFFSSLPVYYVQSQCQANSTFSISVPVGSTKVEKEIRCVQGQHLWRNRSSDINNELYAGYKSGNSEKKINEILAGYDFMNSNVSNYNVIVWYNSTYKNDSGNIPLGLVRVPRSINWVSNVFLQLLLGPSTQMLFDFVKEMPKPETKLRLDFSSLLGPLFFTWVILQLFPIILTALVYEKQRNLRIMMKMHGLGDGPYLMISYAYFLAISLVYIFCFVVFGSVIGLKFFTLNDYSIQFVFYFIYINLQISLAFLVAALFSNVKTAAVVGYIIVFATGLVGVGFFQFFLEAASFPKHWIVVMDLYPGFSLYRGLYDFSQYAFTGNYMGTSGMRWGDLTDDHNGMGHVLITMIVEWVVVFFTAYYIDQVLTSGSGARNFFWHNLKSKPSSSFRKPSSSFKKPSLQRKGSKVYLELEKPDVVRERVRVEQLVVEQDTSHAVVCDNLKKVYPGRDGNPEKIAVRGLSLALSQGECFGMLGPNGAGKTSFINMMIGLLKPSSGTAYVRGLDITSDMDGIYANMGVCPQHDLLWESLTGREHLLFYGRLKNLKGTALTQAVEESLKSVNLFNGGVADKQSGKYSGGMKRRLSVAISLIGDPKVVYMDEPSTGLDPASRNNLWNVVKRAKQNRAIILTTHSMEEAEHLCDRLGIFVDGSLQCVGNPNELKGRYGGSYVFTMTTSSNHEANVENLVKGLSPDAKKIYEISGTQKFEMPKEAIKIADVFRAVENAKSRFDVQAWGLADTTLEDVFIKVAQEAQPLDVLS, encoded by the exons ATGGCGGATTCAACAGACGGTTCTTCAAGTTTCTGGACTCAGGCTAACGCTTTGTTCAGAAAAAATTTGACCTTTCAG AGAAGGAATTTCAAGACAAATCTGAGGCTCGTATTATTCCCAGTCTTCCTCTGTTTGTTACTTGTATCACTACAatatttagtgaacattgaactAGATAAACCCTCATTAAAATGTGGTTGCACTTGTATTGATCAAGACGGGGATGGTGAATGCGAGAGAGTGTGTGGGATTGAATACTCAGATTTGGACCAAGTGGCTACATGTTCCATTCCTAGTCCACCTGAATGGCCTCCATTATTACAAGTACCAGCTCCACAGTATCGAGCAGTGAGAACTGATCGTTTGCTTTCATTTGGAGATTTGCCGAATGACTCCTGCACAAGTACAGGTTCCTGCCCTACAACTGTACTTATGACTGGAAATAACCAATCCCTTGGAGAGA ATTTGGCTAGAAATATGTTCCCAGGTTCATCCAATTTTAACTCATCCAATGGTCTGGCTGATGTTGTATTG GGGTCAGCTTCGGAGACTCCGGTATCCAACATTCTTGAGCCTGCTTTCTTCTCGAGTCTTCCAGTCTACTATGTGCAATCTCAGTGCCAAGCCAACTCCACTTTTTCTATTTCAGTCCCAGTGGGGTCCACCAAAGTGGAGAAAG AAATTAGATGTGTCCAAGGTCAACATTTATGGCGCAACAGGTCTTCTGATATTAACAATGAGCTGTATGCGGGATACAAGAGCGGAAACTCTGAGAAGAAAATAAATGAGATATTAGCAG GCTATGATTTCATGAATTCGAATGTCAGTAATTATAATGTGATAGTATGGTACAACTCTACCTACAAGAATGATTCAGGAAATATTCCCCTAGGACTAGTCCGGGTTCCTCGCTCAATAAATTGG GTTTCAAATGTTTTCCTACAACTTCTGCTTGGGCCTTCTACACAAATGCTGTTTGATTTCGTAAAAGAGATGCCCAAACCTGAAACCAAACTCAGGCTGGATTTCTCTTCTCTCCTTGGACCATTATTCTTTACATGGGTCATTTTGCAACTATTCCCT ATTATACTAACAGCTCTGGTTTATGAGAAACAACGAAACTTAAGGATCATGATGAAAATGCATGGGCTTGGGGATGGTCcttatttgatgatttcttatgCGTACTTCCTTGCCATATCTTTGGTGTACATATTCTGTTTTGTGGTCTTTGGCTCAGTTATAG GGTTAAAGTTCTTCACATTGAATGACTACAGCATCCAGTTTGTGTTCTATTTCATCTACATAAACTTACAAATTTCTCTGGCCTTTCTAGTGGCTGCTCTCTTCTCTAATGTGAAGACTGCTGCAG TTGTGGGGTACATTATTGTCTTTGCAACCGGTCTCGTGGGAGTAGGATTCTTCCAGTTCTTCCTTGAAGCCGCATCATTTCCAA aacaTTGGATTGTCGTGATGGATTTATACCCGGGGTTTTCTCTTTACCGTGGATTATACGATTTTTCACAATATGCTTTTACGGGAAACTATATGGGGACTAGTGGAATGCGTTGGGGAGATTTAACCGACGACCATAATGGGATGGGTCATGTCCTAATAACCATGATTGTGGAATGGGTGGTAGTTTTCTTTACAGCATACTATATTGATCAGGTTCTAACATCGGGAAGTGGTGCCCGAAACTTTTTCTGGCATAACCTCAAAAGTAAGCCCTCCTCATCGTTTAGAAAGCCCTCGTCATCATTCAAGAAGCCTAGTTTGCAAAGGAAGGGTTCAAAAGTATATTTGGAGCTGGAGAAACCTGATGTTGTCCGAGAG AGGGTGAGGGTTGAGCAGTTAGTGGTTGAACAAGACACGAGCCATGCAGTTGTCTGTGATAACCTCAAAAAAGTGTATCCAGGAAGAGATGGAAACCCAGAGAAAATTGCAGTTAGAGGGTTGTCACTTGCATTATCTCAAGGGGAGTGCTTTGGTATGCTTGGTCCAAACGGCGCTGGCAAAACCTCCTTCATTAATATG ATGATTGGGCTGCTTAAGCCAAGCTCTGGCACAGCATATGTTCGTGGTCTGGATATAACAAGTGACATGGATGGGATTTATGCCAACATGGGTGTCTGTCCTCAGCACGA CCTGCTGTGGGAAAGCCTAACAGGTAGGGAGCATCTTCTTTTCTATGGAAGGCTTAAGAACCTTAAAGGTACCGCCTTGACACAA GCGGTTGAAGAATCTCTTAAAAGTGTGAATCTCTTCAATGGTGGGGTTGCAGACAAGCAATCTGGGAAGTATAGTGGAGGCATGAAGAGGAGGCTTAGTGTTGCCATTTCATTAATTGGAGATCCAAAGGTGGTGTACATGGATGAGCCCAGCACGGGACTTGACCCAGCTTCAAGAAATAATCTATGGAATGTGGTCAAGCGGGCTAAACAAAACCGTGCTATTATTCTCACCA CACATTCTATGGAGGAAGCAGAGCATCTATGTGATCGGTTAGGGATTTTTGTAGATGGAAGCTTGCAGTGTGTCGGAAACCCTAACGAG TTGAAGGGTAGATACGGAGGTTCATATGTGTTCACAATGACAACATCCTCAAATCACGAGGCAAATGTAGAAAACCTGGTAAAAGGTCTCTCGCCAGATGCAAAAAAGATATACGAAATATCCGGGACACAAAAGTTTGAAATGCCAAAAGAAGCCATCAAAATAGCAGATGTTTTTCGTGCTGTTGAGAATGCTAAAAGTAGGTTTGATGTTCAGGCATGGGGGCTTGCGGACACAACTCTTGAAGATGTTTTCATTAAAGTTGCTCAAGAGGCTCAACCATTGGATGTTCTCTCGTGA